One Setaria viridis chromosome 3, Setaria_viridis_v4.0, whole genome shotgun sequence DNA window includes the following coding sequences:
- the LOC117847232 gene encoding tryptamine 5-hydroxylase, whose amino-acid sequence MELNLVSSASLLLLALSAAYVYYTTRSRSPQRLPPSPPGWPVIGHLHLLSRGMPHHVMADLARSMKAPLLGLRMGSVRAVVISKPELARAALTSNDAALASRPHLLSGQFLSFGCSDVTFAPAGAYHRMARRVVVSELLSARRVATYGAVRVKELRRLLAHLTKNTTPGSPVDLSECFLNLANDVLCRVAFGRRLPHGKGDKLGAVLAEAQDLFAGFTVGDFFPELEPVASTVTGLRRRLKSCLADLREVCDEIVDEHLSGKRPRIPGDRDEDFVDVLLRVQKSPDLEVPLTDDNLKALVLDMFVAGTDTTFATLEWVMTELVRHPRILKKAQDEVRRVVGGKGRVEEADLGELHYMRAIIKETFRLHPAVPLLVPRESVAPCTLGGYDVPARTRVFINTFAMGRDPEIWENPMEYSPERFENGGGEIDLKDPDFKVLPFGGGRRGCPGYTFALATVQVSLASLLYHFEWALPAGVRAEDINLEESFGLATRKKEPLFVVVRKSEGYEFKGEELNEV is encoded by the exons ATGGAGCTCAACCTCGTGTCGTCGGcgtcgctcctcctcctcgcactCTCCGCCGCGTACGTCTACTACACGACGAGGAGCCGGTCGCCGCAGCGGctgcctccgtcgccgccgggtTGGCCGGTGATCGGGCACCTCCACCTGCTCTCCAGAGGGATGCCGCACCACGTCATGGCCGACCTGGCGCGCTCCATGAAGGCGCCGCTGCTTGGGCTCCGGATGGGCAGCGTCCGCGCCGTGGTGATCTCCAAGCcggagctcgcccgcgccgcgctcaCCTCCAACGACGCCGCGCTGGCGTCGCGCCCCCACCTCCTGTCGGGCCAGTTCCTGTCGTTCGGGTGCTCCGACGTCACGTTCGCCCCCGCGGGCGCCTACCACCGCATGGCGCGCCGTGTGGTCGTCTCCGAGCTCCTCTCGGCGCGCCGCGTCGCGACGTACGGCGCCGTCCGCGTCAAGGaactccgccgcctcctcgcgcacCTAACGAAGAACACCACCCCGGGGAGCCCCGTCGACCTGAGCGAGTGCTTCCTCAACCTGGCCAACGACGTGCTCTGCCGCGTCGCGTTCGGCAGGCGGCTCCCGCACGGCAAGGGAGACAAGCtcggcgccgtgctcgccgaGGCGCAAGACCTCTTCGCCGGGTTCACCGTCGGGGACTTCTTCCCGGAGCTCGAGCCAGTCGCCAGCACCGTCACCGGCCTCCGACGCCGCCTCAAGAGTTGCCTCGCCGACCTCCGCGAGGTCTGCGACGAGATCGTCGACGAGCACCTCAGCGGCAAGCGCCCGCGCATCCCCGGCGACCGCGACGAGGACTTCGTCGACGTCCTCCTCCGCGTCCAGAAGTCCCCCGACCTCGAGGTCCCCCTCACCGACGACAACCTCAAGGCCCTCGTCCTG GACATGTTCGTCGCCGGCACGGACACGACGTTCGCGACGCTGGAGTGGGTGATGACGGAGCTGGTCCGGCACCCGCGGATCCTCAAGAAGGCACAGGACGAGGTGCGGCGCGTCGTTGGCGGCAAGGGCCGCGTTGAGGAGGCCGACCTCGGCGAGCTCCACTACATGCGCGCCATCATCAAGGAGACGTTCCGGCTGCACCCGGCGGTGCCGCTGCTGGTGCCGAGGGAGTCCGTGGCCCCCTGCACGCTCGGCGGCTACGACGTCCCGGCGAGGACCCGCGTCTTCATCAACACCTTCGCCATGGGGCGGGACCCGGAGATCTGGGAGAATCCCATGGAGTACTCGCCGGAGCGGTTcgagaacggcggcggcgagatcgaCCTCAAGGACCCAGACTTCAAGGTGCTGCcgttcggcggcggccggagggggTGCCCCGGGTACACGTTCGCGCTGGCCACCGTGCAGGTGTCGCTGGCCAGCCTACTGTACCACTTCGAGtgggcgctgccggccggcgtgcGCGCCGAGGACATCAACCTCGAGGAGAGCTTCGGACTCGCCACAAGGAAGAAGGAGCCGCTGTTCGTGGTCGTCAGGAAGAGCGAGGGGTATGAGTTTAAGGGGGAGGAGCTTAACGAGGTTTAA